The DNA region CCTGCTGCTCGGCTGGCACCTGGTCGCCTCGATCGGCGGCGGCGACATGCCGGTCGTGGTCTCGATGCTGAACAGCTATTCCGGTTGGGCCGCGGCCGCGTCGGGCTTCCTGCTCGGCAACGACCTGCTGATCGTCACCGGTGCGCTGGTCGGCTCCTCGGGTGCCTACCTGTCCTACATCATGTGCAAGGCGATGAACCGCTCGTTCATCTCCGTGATCGCCGGCGGCTTCGGCATCGAGGCCGGACCCGGCGAGGACAAGGACTACGGCGAGCACCGCGAGATCCAGGCCGACGCCGCCGCCGAGCTGCTGGCCGGCGCTTCGTCCGTGGTGATCACCCCGGGCTACGGGATGGCCGTCGCCCAGGCGCAGTACCCGGTGGCCGACCTGACCGCCAAGCTCCGCGCCAAGGGCGTCGACGTACGGTTCGGCATCCACCCGGTCGCGGGTCGCCTGCCCGGTCACATGAACGTGCTGCTGGCCGAGGCCAAGCTGCCCTACGACATCGTGCTGGAGATGGACGAGATCAACGACGACTTCGGCGAGACCGACGTCGTCCTGGTGATCGGCGCCAACGACACGGTCAACCCGGCCGCGTCCGAGGACCCCACCTCCCCGATCGCCGGGATGCCGGTGCTGGAGGTCTGGAACGCCAAGGACGTCATCGTGTTCAAGCGGTCGATGGCCGCGGGCTACGCCGGCGTGCAGAACCCGCTCTTCTTCCGGGAGAACAGCCAGATGCTCTTCGGCGACGCCAAGGACAAGGTCGAGGAGATCGTCCACCACCTCAGCTGATCCGGCTGAACGAGGCTTGTGCCGTCGTTCGGTGGCTCCTGGTGCCACCGAACGACGGCACAACTCGTGGTACGGCGCTCAGCCGCCGATCGGGATCTCGGCCAGCGTCTGGTAGCGCGGCCGGCCGCCGGGGCCCTCGCCGAGGTGGGAGGCGACCACGGCCACCTCGTAGACCGGCCAGTCGGGGCCGGAGTAGGTCTCCAGCAGCCGCACCCAGTCGGTGGTGTCGGCCGGTCGACGCAGCCGCGCGACGGTGAGGTGGGCCCGGAACCGCTGCCCGTCGACGACCGTGCCGACCTGGACGGCCGCGTTGCGGGCGCGGCCCGCCATCCGCTCGACCACCACGTCGGCCGCCTCGCTGACCGGCTGCACTCCGACCGCCAGCACCTTCGTCGCGGCCGCGTCGGGGAAGACCACCGGACCGGCCAGGCGCAGGTCCGGGATCGGGGTGCGCTCCAGCCCGTCGGCCAGCCGGTCGATGTAGTCGTCGACCCGGTCCTCGGCCACGTCCGGCAGGAAGGCGAGCGTCACGTGGAACTGGTCGGCGAGCGTCCAGCGGAAGTCGGCGGCGTCCCGGCGCGGATCGAGAAACGCGTCGAGGTGCTCGACGGCGTCCTCGGGCGGGATCAGGGCGGCGAACAGGCGGGTACCCATGGCTCCATCATGACGGGAGCGCGACGCGCGCGCGGCCGGGGTGGGCCCGTCCCCACCCCGGCCGCCCGCGGATCAGCGCACTCGGTAACGGGCGCGGTCGCCGCTGCGGGCGACGGCGTCGGACCCGGCGTAGGCGACCCGGACGACCTTCCAGCCCTTGCCGTTCGCCCGGAACGAGGCACTGGCCCGGCCGTTGCGCAGGCGCACGATCCGCTTGGCCTTCCCGGACCGCACGGTCACCGTGCCGGTGGGCTGCACACCGTGGGCGCCGACTCGCACGGTGACCGTCACCCGCTGCCCGGCGCGGACGCTGCCCGGCCTCACGCTGGCCCGCACCGTGCTCGTGGCCTTCACCACCCGACCGGTCGGCTCCGAGGAGGCGGTCGCCGTGGTGCCGTCGTACTCCGCGGTGACCTCGGCGCTCAGCCGGGCGCGCACGTCGGCGGCCTTCGGGCGGTACGTCCAGGAGGTGGCCCCGGAGATCGGGGCGCCGTCGCGCAGCCACTGCACGGTGGTCGTCGCGCCCGCCGGGTCCCACTCGCCGTCGTCGGCGCGCAGGCGCCCGCCGACCACCGCGTCGCCCTTGACGGACGGCACCTCGACCGAGATCGGGGCGTCCGGGTCCGGGGTGTCCTCGGTCTGGGTGAAGCTCCACTCCCCCGACCCGATCCGGTACGACGTCACGCCGGCCTCGGTGCCCAGCTCCTCCGCCTCGGCGCCATCGGGCCCGCTCACCTCGTAGGCGACGCCCTCGGGTGCCTCGGGCAGCGCGACCACGGCGGAGACGTTCACCGGGATCGTGGTGCTCAGCGCGACCGCGTCGCCGTCACGGGTCCAGGACGAGCTGACCCGTCCGCGCTGGGTCAGCTGGGACCCCGACGCCTCGCCCAGGCCGGTGTCCGGCACCGAGATGCGCACCTCGGCCCCGCCGGGGTCGGTGACCTCGATGCCGAGGACCGACTCGTGGATCTCGACGATGCCCTCCGAACCCCACCCGTGGGACGCGCTGTTGGCCGAGCCGCTGAGCTCCCAGGCCTCGGGGTGAAGGTGCCGCCCTGGGCCAGCCACCCTGCCCAGCCGAAGTCGTCCTCGTTGGTCAGCAGGCGCAGCAGACCTTCCCGGTTCCCGGAGTCGGCGAGCGCCTCGAGCAGCACGTGGGCGGTCATCGGGCCCTGCTTCATGCCCATCGATGCCAGGTGCTCACCGAGCGCGGGCACGTCCGCGGCCGGGGCGATGCCGAACGCGATCGCATAGGAGGTCGAGTGCTGGCCCGCGTGGGTGGACTGGCTGCCGTCGGCCACGATGCCGTCGATGTAGACGCCGTCCTCGCGGCGCAGCTTTGCGTTCATCGCCGCCGCCAGTGCGTCGGCGTCCGCGGTGAACGCGTCGACCTCCGCGGCCGGCTTCCCGAGCTCCTCCGCGATCCGGCCCACGGTGCGCAGGACGTCCACGCCCAACGCGTTGACGGTGGTGCGGGCGGTGGCGTTCATGTCGTAGTCGAAGCGCCCGTGCGCCGGCCAGTCGACGATGCCGTACAGGTACTGCCCCGAGCCGCCGCTCAGTCGGGTGACCAGACCGGCGGTGGCTCCGTCAGTGGCGATATGGCGCCGCACGTAGCCGGCCGTGGCGACGAGCTCGTCGTAGGTCTCCTCCAGCAGGGCGCGGTCACCGGTGTCGAGGTAGTAGTTCCAGATCCAGCTCGGCACGACCTCGGTGAAGTCCGGGATGTCGCGCTTGCCGTCGCCGTTGGGGTAGACGGCGTTGTAGCGGCCCGCGTCGTTGCCGGTCTGCCAGTAGCGAGCCTGGCTGAGCATGAACTCACGGATCGCCTGTCGGCTGGCCACCCGCTCACCGGCGGAGGTCATCAGGCCGTGGGAGATGTTGACGGTGTCGTGCAGGAACTGGCCCTGCTCCCGGGTCGGGGTGTCCACGAAGGTCTCCTGGACCGAGTAGAGCAGCGAGCGCTGCATCAGGTCGTAGACCGAGTCCAGGGTGTCGTCGGAGCTGTCGAAGGTGGAGGCGCCGCCCTCCGGCACCTCGGTGTGCACGATCGTCGCGGTGACGTCGTCGGCGGTGATCTCCTCCCCGGCACCGGGGATCTCCAGGTACCGGAAACCCAGGTGGCCGAAGGCCTCGAAGTCCTGGGCGCCCTCGGTCTGGGTGTAGGGCCAGGTCATCCGGGTGCCCTGGGTGTCGGTGCCGGCGGTGGAGACCCGGCCGTCCGCGGCGAGCCCATAGCTGGCGCGCAGCTCGATCTCGCGGCCCTCCACACCGTCCTCGAAGTGGACCGCGGGGCGCGCCGGGATCACCACACCGAAGTCGGCGACCGGGGTGCCGTCGTCGGCGGTGAGGATCCGCTCGGGGTGCACGACCTCCTCGGTCAGCCGGGTCTGCTGGCCCTCGAGGTGGGTGAACGGGGCGACCGGGTGTGCGCCGAGCACGACGGCGTCGGACCAGCCGCTGTCGTCGTACCCGAGCGATGTCCAGTCGCCGATCCGGGCCGCCTGGTCGCCGCGCAGGTGCTCGATGTAGAGGCCCTCGCCGTTGCGGGTGCCCTCCAGCTCGTAGGGGCCGCGCCGGACCTTCCAGGTGTCGTCGGTGCTGACCACGAACTCGGAGCCGTCGGCGTACTCGACGACGATCCGGGCGAGCAGACCCGGCTCGCCGGCGGCGCGCCCCTGCCCGGAGCTGAACCAGTGCAGCATCGCCCCGACGGAGAGGTCCTCGCCGGCGGTGACCAGGTCGGTGATGTCCGCCGCCTGGTAGTAGCCCTCGCCCGGGTAGCCGTAGTTGGTCATCCGGTCGGCGCGCTCGCCGTCGAGGTAGAGCTCGGCGATGTGGCTGGCGGAGAGATAGCTCCGGGCCCGCACGATCTCGCCGTCGGGGACCGCGACCTCGGTGCGGGCCAGCGTGTACTCGTCGGCCTCCCGGGTCGGCGTGGGGGCGGCCCAGGCGGACAGGTCGCCGGAGAAGTCCTCGGTGAAGAGCGTCTCGCTGCCGTCCAGCGAGGTCACCTCGAGGTTGTCGAACTCGGCGACCTCGGCCCCGCGGGATCCGCTGGCCTGGCGGAACCCGATGGTCCCGGCGGTCGATCCGGTGGCTGCCGGGTCGGTCCAGGAGTCGACCTCGACCCCGTCGATGCTGGTGGTGAAGGTCTGGCCCTCGACCCGGATGCTCAGCCGGTACGTCGTCCCCGCGGTGACGTCGAGCGGCGTCGAACGGCGAGCGTCGGTCGGGAAGCTCCCGTTGACCATCCGGTGCGTCTTCAGCTGGTTGTCGGCGTCGTGCAGCTGCCACATGTAACCGCTGCGATCGTCGGGTGTGCGGAAGACCACCGCGGCGGCGTTGCTGACCACGGTGACGTCCACGGAGTAGACGTAGTCGGTCCAGTCCTCTCCCGTGGCCGCGATCGTGATCGGCTGACTGTTGCTGCCGGTGATCCGGCCCTTGCCGTCGACGATCTGCAGCGGCCCGGTGTTCTGGTCAGGGTTGCCGGGGGGACGCCGGATCCACTCCGCGCCCTCCCAGTCGCCGTCGCCCAGGCCGGTCTCGAACCTGGCGTCCGCCCACCCGGACTCCTGGTCGGTCCGGTCCCAGGTCCGCACCCGCCAGTCGTAGGCCTCGCCGGGCTCGAGCTCGGATCCGGCGTAGTCGACGTAGGACTGCTGGCCGGAGCCGACCTTGCCGCTGTCCCAGACCACGCCGCCCGACGCATCACGGACCTCCACCTCGTAGGCACTCTGGATCTCGTTGCCGTCGCTGTCCTGGGGCAGCCAGCCGAACCGCGGGGTGAGGTCGGTGTTGAGCGGGTGCGCGACGTCGTCGACGACGAGGCCGGTCGGCTGGTCCGGCGCGGCACCGGCGGGCGCCGCCTGGGCCCCGCCGGGGGCGAGTGCACCCAGGGTGCCGGCCGAGAGGGTGACGGCGAGGGCGGCCAGCCCGGCCCGCCGGGGCCGGGAGACGGGTCGATCTGATCGCATGGAAACTCCACTCCGAGTCATGAAACGTTTCATGACGGAGTGTGGCGGTGGTCACTCGTGGGGGCAACCGTTGCGGCGCAGGTTGGCCGGATCCGGCCAGGTCGTCCCCCGGGCCCCAACCCTCAGCTGCCGGCGACCGGCCTGCCACCGGCATCGACCGGCTCCGGGGTCCGCCGCAGACAGAAGCTCAGGCCACCGCAGGCGGCCAGCAGGACCAGGCCCAGCGCGGTCACCGCGGCCCAGCCGCCGCCCGACCACACCAGGGTGCCCACGTTGCCGAACACCGACGAGCCCACGTAGTACGCGCAGAGGTAGAACGCCGCCGCCTGACTCGCGCTGGCGCCCACGGCGTGCGCCCGGGCCGCCACCCATCCGCTCGCCAACGAGTGCGTCACGAAGAATCCGGCGGTGAGCAGGGCCATGCCGAGCACCACCAGAGCGAGGGACCCTGCTGCGGTCAGCACGACTCCGGACGCGGCCAGCAGCCACCCTGCCGGGAGCACCGCCCGTGCGCCGAACCGGTCCGCCCAGCGTCCCGCTGCGGCCGAGCTCACGGTGCCGCCGGCGTAGACCACGTAGAGCAGGCTCGCCGCACCGAGACCGAACCCGTAGGGCGCCGCGGTGAGCCGGAAGCCGATCGCGTTCCAGACCGCCACCAGCATCCCGACCGCACAGGCACCCAGCAGGTAGAGCGCCCACAGACCCCGGTCGGTCATCGCTGCCGAGGACATCGCGACCAGCCGACGGCGGTCCAGCCGCTGCGGCCGGAAGCGGCGCGAGGGTGGCAGCGCCAGCTGTACGACGACCGCGCAGGCCAGCGCGAGGGCCGCTGCAGCGGCCAGGCCGGCCCGCCACCCGAGCGCCTCGGCCACCGGGGCCGTGATCAGCCGGCTCGCCATCCCGCCCACGGCGGTGCCGCCGATGTAGAGACCCGCGGCGCGAGCCCGCACCGAGCCGTGCATCTCCTCACGCAGGTAGGCCGTGGCCACCGCCGGCATCCCGGCGATCACCACTCCTTGCAGGAACCGCGCCCCGAGCAGCAGGTGCCAGGTCGGGGCGAGCGCGGTCAGCACCGCGACGACCCCGCCGGCCCAGACCGCCGTCCGGATCATCACGGTGCGGCCGAGCACCTCCGAGGCCGGGCCGGCGACGAGCAGCGCGAGTGCGAGTCCCGCGGTCGCCAGCGACAGGGTGAGGGTCGCTTCCGACGGGGTGACGCCGTACTGACGGTGCAGGGCCGGCAACAGAGCCTGGGTGTCGTAGAGGAGGACGAAGGTCGCCACGCCGGCGGCGAACGTCGCGGCGAGGACCCGCCGATAGGCGTGGCTGCCCGGTAGGTGACCGGTCGGAAGTGGCTCCTCGGCTCGGGTCGACGCGGGTGCGGAAGCGATGCTCACCGAACCAGGATCGGCGCTGAACCTGCATACCACCAATGCAGCTCTGCTCACCTCACATACGTTTTCGGTATGCTACTGGGATGCGCATCCGCGATCTCGAGTGGCTGGTGGTCCTGGCCGAACACCTGCAGGTGACCGACGCCGCGTCCGCCTTGCGGGTGCCGCAGCCGACCCTGTCTCGGGTCCTTGCGCGGGTGGAGGGGGAACTCGGCACGACGCTGTTCACCCGGGTGCCGAACGGCCTCCGGATCACCCCCGACGGCGAGCTCGTCGTGGCCACCGCCCGGGAGGTCGCCGGTCGATACCAGCAGTTGCTCGTCGACCTCGACGCTCGACTCGATCCCGAGCGCGGCGTGGTGCGCCTGGCCTTCCTCGACTCGATGGCGACCTCGCTGGTCCCGCGGGTCCTGGGTCGGTTCCACGAGGTCGCCCCTGCGATCCGCGTCGTCCTCACCCAGGAGCCGGCCCACCACATCCAGCGTGATCTGGAGGAGGGCGGCGTCGAGGTCGCGATCACCTCCGTGCGCCCGAGCGGACCCTACGCCTGGGCTCCGATCCAGGAGGAGCGACTGCAGGCGATCGTCCCGGCCTCACACCCGCTACGCGGACGACGCCGCATCTCGCTGCGTGACCTGGCCGGCGACGAGCTGGTCACCACGCCGAACGGCTTCGGCTACCGCAGCCACGTCAACCGGATGCTCGCCGAGGCCGGCGTCAGTCTCCCGGTGTCCTTCGAGAGCGCCGACCTGGCCACCATCGAGGGTCTGGTGGCCGCAGGGCTCGGCGTGGGGATCGTGCCCGCTCAGCTCGCCGGCGCCTCCGGCACGGTCGGGCTGGACATCAGCAGCCCGCTGGCGCGCCGGACGATCGGCCTGACCTGGCGCACGGACCGCATGCTGCCGGCACCTGCTCGACGTTTCGTCGACACCGTGGTCGATCTCAGATGACGCCGCGACGTACGGCGTGGACGACCACCTCGATCGAGGAGTCGAGCCCGAGCTCGTCGGCGCACTGGCGCAGCCGGCGCCGCACGGTGCGCTCCGAGAGCCCCACCCGCGCGGCGATCACGTCGGTGGTGAAGCCCTCGGCGAGCAGCCGGAGGATGGCGAGGTCCTCATCCGCGGGCTCCCAGCCGTCGTCGGCGAGATCCGCGCGACCGGGCACCGTCATCGTCATCAGCCGCCCTCGGCTTCGACGAGGACCATCACCAGCGTCCGCGGCCCGTGCACGCCCTCGACCCGGCTCAGCTCGATGTCGCTGGTCGCGCTGGGTCCGCTGATCCAGGTCAGCGGGCGCTGCGGGTCCAGCAGCGCGACCGCGTCCGGCACGTCGGGGACCACCTGGTCGGCGCGGACCACGCAGACGTGCCGGTCGGGCACCAGCGAGAGGGCGCGCCGGCCCTGGTCGGGCTCGTGGTCGAGCACGATGGTGCCGGTCTCGGCGATGCCGACCCGGCACGCGGTGACCACCGCATCCACCCGGTCCAGCTGGTCGGCGGTGAGCCCGTCGTCGGCGACCAGCTGCTCGGGCGCGAGGCCGGCCACCAGCTCGGCCGCCAGCCCGTCCGGTACCACGACGCGCGCTCGGTCCGGGACCGCCGCCGCCACCGCGGCGGCGACCTCGCCGGGTGCGCACCGCACCACCTGGGCGCGGTAGTCGGCGACCCGCTCCGCGAACCGGTCCAGGACGACCTCCCGCGGGTCCTCGCCCCCGGCTCCGGCCGGGGAGACGACCGGCTCCGGCGCCGGGGTCGCGTCCGCGAGGGCGGCTCGGACCCGGTCCAGGATCTCCTCCCGCGCGTTCATCGGGCGCTCCCCTCGTCGCGGCCGCCGTCGGTGCGGTTCCACCACTCGCGGAAGGACTCCGCCGGGGG from Nocardioides sambongensis includes:
- the pntB gene encoding Re/Si-specific NAD(P)(+) transhydrogenase subunit beta translates to MDINSVTVAAYIVASLLFILSLAGLSKHESAKNGLTYGIVGMAVALVATVAATIDVSKYVDHRALVITLMLAAIAVGAVIGLWRARIVEMTGMPELIALLHSFVGLAAVLIGWNGHIGGAHLSQGDSVALGDIKALINIHEAEVAIGIFIGAVTFTGSIVANLKLSAKMKSAPLMLPGKNYINVGSLVLFAILTAIYVSMDTHHFIGGETSTGATLLLGAITLLALLLGWHLVASIGGGDMPVVVSMLNSYSGWAAAASGFLLGNDLLIVTGALVGSSGAYLSYIMCKAMNRSFISVIAGGFGIEAGPGEDKDYGEHREIQADAAAELLAGASSVVITPGYGMAVAQAQYPVADLTAKLRAKGVDVRFGIHPVAGRLPGHMNVLLAEAKLPYDIVLEMDEINDDFGETDVVLVIGANDTVNPAASEDPTSPIAGMPVLEVWNAKDVIVFKRSMAAGYAGVQNPLFFRENSQMLFGDAKDKVEEIVHHLS
- the thpR gene encoding RNA 2',3'-cyclic phosphodiesterase, whose protein sequence is MGTRLFAALIPPEDAVEHLDAFLDPRRDAADFRWTLADQFHVTLAFLPDVAEDRVDDYIDRLADGLERTPIPDLRLAGPVVFPDAAATKVLAVGVQPVSEAADVVVERMAGRARNAAVQVGTVVDGQRFRAHLTVARLRRPADTTDWVRLLETYSGPDWPVYEVAVVASHLGEGPGGRPRYQTLAEIPIGG
- a CDS encoding alpha-L-rhamnosidase C-terminal domain-containing protein, encoding MPDTGLGEASGSQLTQRGRVSSSWTRDGDAVALSTTIPVNVSAVVALPEAPEGVAYEVSGPDGAEAEELGTEAGVTSYRIGSGEWSFTQTEDTPDPDAPISVEVPSVKGDAVVGGRLRADDGEWDPAGATTTVQWLRDGAPISGATSWTYRPKAADVRARLSAEVTAEYDGTTATASSEPTGRVVKATSTVRASVRPGSVRAGQRVTVTVRVGAHGVQPTGTVTVRSGKAKRIVRLRNGRASASFRANGKGWKVVRVAYAGSDAVARSGDRARYRVR
- a CDS encoding family 78 glycoside hydrolase catalytic domain — protein: MRSDRPVSRPRRAGLAALAVTLSAGTLGALAPGGAQAAPAGAAPDQPTGLVVDDVAHPLNTDLTPRFGWLPQDSDGNEIQSAYEVEVRDASGGVVWDSGKVGSGQQSYVDYAGSELEPGEAYDWRVRTWDRTDQESGWADARFETGLGDGDWEGAEWIRRPPGNPDQNTGPLQIVDGKGRITGSNSQPITIAATGEDWTDYVYSVDVTVVSNAAAVVFRTPDDRSGYMWQLHDADNQLKTHRMVNGSFPTDARRSTPLDVTAGTTYRLSIRVEGQTFTTSIDGVEVDSWTDPAATGSTAGTIGFRQASGSRGAEVAEFDNLEVTSLDGSETLFTEDFSGDLSAWAAPTPTREADEYTLARTEVAVPDGEIVRARSYLSASHIAELYLDGERADRMTNYGYPGEGYYQAADITDLVTAGEDLSVGAMLHWFSSGQGRAAGEPGLLARIVVEYADGSEFVVSTDDTWKVRRGPYELEGTRNGEGLYIEHLRGDQAARIGDWTSLGYDDSGWSDAVVLGAHPVAPFTHLEGQQTRLTEEVVHPERILTADDGTPVADFGVVIPARPAVHFEDGVEGREIELRASYGLAADGRVSTAGTDTQGTRMTWPYTQTEGAQDFEAFGHLGFRYLEIPGAGEEITADDVTATIVHTEVPEGGASTFDSSDDTLDSVYDLMQRSLLYSVQETFVDTPTREQGQFLHDTVNISHGLMTSAGERVASRQAIREFMLSQARYWQTGNDAGRYNAVYPNGDGKRDIPDFTEVVPSWIWNYYLDTGDRALLEETYDELVATAGYVRRHIATDGATAGLVTRLSGGSGQYLYGIVDWPAHGRFDYDMNATARTTVNALGVDVLRTVGRIAEELGKPAAEVDAFTADADALAAAMNAKLRREDGVYIDGIVADGSQSTHAGQHSTSYAIAFGIAPAADVPALGEHLASMGMKQGPMTAHVLLEALADSGNREGLLRLLTNEDDFGWAGWLAQGGTFTPRPGSSAARPTARPTGGVRRASSRSTSRSSASRSPTPAGPRCASRCRTPAWARRRGPS
- a CDS encoding MFS transporter; this encodes MSIASAPASTRAEEPLPTGHLPGSHAYRRVLAATFAAGVATFVLLYDTQALLPALHRQYGVTPSEATLTLSLATAGLALALLVAGPASEVLGRTVMIRTAVWAGGVVAVLTALAPTWHLLLGARFLQGVVIAGMPAVATAYLREEMHGSVRARAAGLYIGGTAVGGMASRLITAPVAEALGWRAGLAAAAALALACAVVVQLALPPSRRFRPQRLDRRRLVAMSSAAMTDRGLWALYLLGACAVGMLVAVWNAIGFRLTAAPYGFGLGAASLLYVVYAGGTVSSAAAGRWADRFGARAVLPAGWLLAASGVVLTAAGSLALVVLGMALLTAGFFVTHSLASGWVAARAHAVGASASQAAAFYLCAYYVGSSVFGNVGTLVWSGGGWAAVTALGLVLLAACGGLSFCLRRTPEPVDAGGRPVAGS
- a CDS encoding LysR family transcriptional regulator, with the protein product MRIRDLEWLVVLAEHLQVTDAASALRVPQPTLSRVLARVEGELGTTLFTRVPNGLRITPDGELVVATAREVAGRYQQLLVDLDARLDPERGVVRLAFLDSMATSLVPRVLGRFHEVAPAIRVVLTQEPAHHIQRDLEEGGVEVAITSVRPSGPYAWAPIQEERLQAIVPASHPLRGRRRISLRDLAGDELVTTPNGFGYRSHVNRMLAEAGVSLPVSFESADLATIEGLVAAGLGVGIVPAQLAGASGTVGLDISSPLARRTIGLTWRTDRMLPAPARRFVDTVVDLR
- a CDS encoding helix-turn-helix domain-containing protein; amino-acid sequence: MTMTVPGRADLADDGWEPADEDLAILRLLAEGFTTDVIAARVGLSERTVRRRLRQCADELGLDSSIEVVVHAVRRGVI
- a CDS encoding LutC/YkgG family protein, yielding MNAREEILDRVRAALADATPAPEPVVSPAGAGGEDPREVVLDRFAERVADYRAQVVRCAPGEVAAAVAAAVPDRARVVVPDGLAAELVAGLAPEQLVADDGLTADQLDRVDAVVTACRVGIAETGTIVLDHEPDQGRRALSLVPDRHVCVVRADQVVPDVPDAVALLDPQRPLTWISGPSATSDIELSRVEGVHGPRTLVMVLVEAEGG